Within Coprobacter tertius, the genomic segment ATGACGCACCGGCTTTAAATGCGGCACAGGTAGGATTATCAATGGGAGACGGGACGACAGTCGCGAAAGAAGCCAGCGCTATTACGATTCTCGACAATTCATTTAAAAGCATTACCCGTGCTGTAATGTGGGGACGCTCATTGTACCAAAACATACGGCGTTTTATACTGTTTCAGATGACGATAAACGTCGTAGCTTGCCTTATCGTATTAATAGGTGCTTTTTTAGGAACAGAATCACCATTGACCGTTACGCAAATGTTGTGGGTAAATCTTATTATGGATACTTTTGCAGCACTGGCTCTTGCCTCACTTCCGCCTAGTCCGAAAGTAATGAAAGATAAACCTCGTAAAATTACCGACTTTATCATCAACAAGCCGATGGCAATACGTATAATAGGGACCGGTTTTGCATTTGTAATTCTTTTATTCGGATTATTACAATATTTTAAGCATACAGATATAACGACTCTTGCTGATTTCAGCATTTTAGATTTCTTCGTTAATTTCTTTAACTTTACCGATGTACCACACGGCTTATCGGTTTACGAACTATCGTTATTCTTTACGATTTTCGTCATGCTACAGTTTTGGAATATGTTCAATGCCAAAGCATTCGGAGACACTAAAAGTGCGTTCAGCGGTCTGGGACACAGTAAACAATTCTTATCGGTAGCACTTGTTATCGTTATCGGTCAGGCCATTATCGTGACTTTCGGCGGCAAAATGTTTAATGTTACTCCCATACGCTTCGACGATTGGATATATATCATTTGCGGGACCTCGATAGTATTGTGGTGCGGTGAAATATATCGAATGATAAGACGATTGTTGAAATAATTTTTTTTAAACAGAACTATTCTCATCCCGTTACATTACTCACCGGTTTGTAACGGGATTTTTATTTTCTTACGACATACTCCAATCTCCGGTTATATTCATCCTTTTACAACAATAACAAAGGCCTCGGCCAAGCTCTGAAAAGAATTCCATTTAAAGTTAACGGATAAACAAAACAACCTCCCGAAACGTTCTTGAGCTATAAAATACTAATAACGTAATTATGAAAAAAATTGGAATATTCTGTGACTCGGTCAATGGAAAAACCGTAGCATTATCTAAAAAAATAGCATCAGCTTTTGGAATCGGAAACGAAGATATGCACAATGTATCTGAAATCACTCCCGAAAACATCGAATCTTATGGTATTCTTCTTCTGGGAACATCTACCGGCTGTGAGGGAAACTGGCATGACGACTGGGAAAAGGCAGTTGAAATACTGAAAAACATGAATCTTACCGGTAAAACAATCGCTTTATTCGGTTGCGGGAAGTCTCAGCCCGACGGAAGTATTTCCTGCACCGGAATAGACAAACTATATAATGAGCTGAAACAAACAGGAGCCACTTTAATCGGCGAATTGTCTCCAGACAAAGGATCGGCAGGTACTTTGTCGGAAGAAAAGAAAGAACGCCTTCCGGGACTGGCTATCGATGAAGCAGATGATGACGAAACCAACGAAATGCTGGTTGACCAATGGACCCGAACTCTCAACTACAATTTCAATTCACATTTATAAAATACAGTATAAGCAGGACTTGTAATTTATTTGTTTTTACAACCCTGCTTATTTTAATGTAAAAATTCCGCATCGGAGCGACTCTTATCTACTATATATTCAATCCCCTTTTATTCCCAGTAAATCAGATACAAATTCGTTCAAATAATGGATTTACTTTCATCGAAAAATCATCCGTAATTTTATACGAAAAAATACGGTGTTCTATTCCTATCCATAAAGAAAGTTAACACCGCAAATCTATAAAAATTATAATTGGCATAAAAAATCCTTTTTACGTATCTTTGTATAAGATCATCACACGCTGATAAACACACAAACTATATCATTTTTAAATTCTCCATTATGAAAAAAAACCTTATTCTGTCATTAGCTTTGGCTGTTTCAGGCACATTATGCGCACAAAAGGAGTATAAAGCCTATGTGGTTTCCAATGCTCACTTCGATTCGCAATGGAACTGGGACGTTCAAACATCTATCGATGACTACGTGCAAAAAACGTTAATCCAGAACCTGTGGTTACTGGATAATTACCCCGATTACCTGATCAATTTCGAAGGGGGAGTAAAATACCAGTGGATGAAAGAATATTATCCTGCTGAGTACGAACGAGTGAAAGAATACATAAAAAAAGGACGCTGGCATGTAACCGGAAGTACGTGGGATGCTACTGATGCCAATATGCCTTCTCCCGAATCTTTCTTTCGGAATATTTTATATGGACAAAACTTTTATAAAAAAGAATTCGGCGTAACCTCAAAAGACATTTTCCTCCCCGACTGCTTCGGATTTGGATATACGCTGCCGACTATTGCCGCCCACGCAGGTCTGATCGGGTTCTCTACTCAAAAATTGCAGTGGAGACACAAACCGTTCCACGGAGATTCGAAAGTTCCTTTCAATATCGGCCTTTGGCAAGGAATAGACGGTTCTCAAATCATGGCAGCTTTGAATGCTCAAGGTTACGGACACCGCTGGAACGGGGAAGAAGATATCAGCTATAATAAAGAACTTATCGATCTTGCTAAAAACAGTGTAAACAATACTGCTTACCGTTATTATGGCACTGGTGATACAGGGGGTTCTCCTACGATCGAATCGGTTGTTTCACTCGAAAAAGGAATTAAAGGGGACGGCCCGGTTGAAATTATACCTGCCGGATCAGATCAAATCTTCGAAGATTATTATCCTTTCGACAAACATCCCGAACTACCGGTATATAACGGAGAACTACTGATGGACGTACACGCTACCGGATGTTACACGTCGCAAGCCGCAATGAAACGTTTTAACCGTCGTAACGAACAATTAGGAGACGCTGCCGAAAAAGCTTCGGTAATCGCCGATTATCTGGGAGGAACCGCTTACCCAACCGAATTACTCGAAGATAGCTGGAAACGCTTTATATGGCATCAATTCCACGACGATCTTACCGGGACTTCAATCCCAAAGGCTTATGAATATTCTTGGAATGACGAACTCCTGTCACAAACCCGTTTTGCCGATATCATCGAATCGGCGACCGGCTCGGTAGCACAAGCCCTCGACACCCGTGTAAAAGGTACTGCCGTTATTGTATATAACCCGATAGCCTCAGCCCGCAAAAGCATAGCCGAGGCCAACATTACGGTAACTTCTGCTCCCAAAGGAGTAAAGGTATATAATGCAGCGGGAAAAGAAGTTCCTGCACAATTACTGGGATATGCCAACGGTCAGGCTCAAATCGCCTTTGCCGCAGAGACTGCCCCTGTAAGTTATTCGGTTTACGATGTTCGGTTTACAAAAAACTCTGCAAAAAGCCCATTTAAAATAGAAGGCAAACATATTGAAAACAGCGTTTACGCTATCGACCTGAATGAAAACGGAGATATCGCATCGATTATAGACAAACGCTTTAACCGCCAGCTTATAAAAGACGGGAAAGCAATGCGCCTCGCTTATTTTACCAACAACGAGTCATTCGCATGGCCGGCATGGGAAATTATAAAGAAAGTTATGGATGCCGAACCTCAGGAAATTGCAGGAAACGTGAAAATAACGGTAGAAGAAAACGGACCATTGCGTGCCACATTGAAGATAGAACGAACACACGATAAATCGACGTTTGTTCAACGTATACGCCTTACAAACGGCGCAAGCGACGACCGTATCGATATTGTAAACGACATCGACTGGGATTCTTCCGATGCTCTGCTCAAGGCCGAATTCCCTATGAATTTTGCAAATCCTAAAGCAACTTACGATTTAGGAATCGGATCGATACAGCGCGGGAACAATACCGATATAGCATATGAAGTATACGCACAACAGTGGGCCGACCTTTCGACAACCGACGGCAGTTATGGCGTAACGATTATGAATGACTGCAAATACGGCTGGGACAAACCCGATGATAATACTTTACGACTGACTTTACTGCATACCCCGAAAACAGACCGAGGATATAAATATCAGGACAAACAAGATCTCGGACATCACACTTTTACCTACTCTATCGCAGGCCATAACGGAACACCGCTTCAGGCCGAGGTATTCGAAGATGCCGACATCATGAATAATCCTTTGATTACATTCGTATCTCCGAAACATAAAGGGGCTTTAGGCAAAGAATTTTCTTTCGTAAAAACCAATACTCCGCAAATTGCACTGAAAGCACTGAAAAAAGCAGAAGATAATGATACTTATATCGTAAGGTTATACGAAACTCAAGGGAAAAATATCAGCAATGCCGAAGTAATCTTCCCGTCAGAAATCATTTCTGCCTCTGAAATGAACGGTGCAGAAGAAAAAATCGGAAACGCACGTTTCGAAGGCAACAAACTGGTTTTCTCAACCACATCTTTTAAGCCGAAAACATTTAGCGTTACCTTGAAAAAAGCGAACGTAAATTTACCGGCCGAAAACACGACAGCCGTAAAAATCCCGTACACCGCCAGCGCATTTACTCCCGACGCATTCTATCGTGCTGGCCGTTTCGACAAAAAAGGTAATTCTTATGCAGCCGAGCTTATCGGAAATTCTGTGGTTTACGACGGTATTTCATTCGACATCGCTCCTGTCGATCAGAAAAACGTTATAAAATGTAAGAAACAGGTTATCGACCTGCCGCAGGACAAACCTTATACCAAACTGTATATCCTGGCTTCTGCGGTAAATAACGATACCACGGCAACCTTTAAGGTAGACGGTAAAGAGTTCAGTTTTGCAGTTCCTTATTACTCGGGATTTTTCGGACAATGGGGACATACCGGATATACCGAAGGATACGTTAAGGAAGCAAAACCGGCATACATCGGATCTCATCGCCATACCCGCAAAGGAAATGAAGCCTATATCTTTACTTATATGTATAAACTCGACATCGACATTCCGGCCGGGGCTAAAACCCTCGAATTACCCGATGACGAAAATATCGCCGTTTTCGCAGTTACAGTTTCGGATAATACCCGTGACAATGTAAAATCAGCTAACGAAATGAGAGCTTTACCAGCTTTCACTCAAAAATAAGTCGAAGTAATTACAATCTCAAAGAAAAAGGTCTGAGAATATCCTCAGACCTTTTTCTTTGAGATAAAATATACCCGAAATACCAACCTTTATAACTTTTAATTATAGTTGAAAAATATTTATAATAAACAATTTGCCGAATAATGGTTTATATTTGTCAGATCAGATACGAAAATAAATTTATCATTTAAAAAATAGAATTATGAAATTCCTGACAGACAAAAAACTTACGATCGTAGGAGCCGCCGGTATGATAGGCTCTAACATGGCCCAAACGGCTATTATGATGAAACTCACTCCAAATATCTGCCTTTACGATCCGTATGCACCGGCTCTCGAAGGTGTCGCAGAAGAATTACTGCAATGCGGCTTCGAAGGTATGAATATAACGTACACCTCAGACATTAAAGAGGCGCTTACTGGGGCAAAATACATCGTTTCATCGGGAGGTGCCGCACGCAAAGCAGGAATGACTCGTGAAGACTTACTGAAAGGGAACTCAGAAATAGCCGCACAGTTCGGAAAAGACATCCGTAGTTATTGTCCCGATGTTGAGCACGTAGTGGTTGTTTTCAATCCGGCTGATATCACCGGACTTATCACTCTCCTCTATTCGGGATTAAAACCCAACCAGGTATCTACACTTGCCGCACTCGACAGCACCCGTCTGTTGAACGAATTGGTTAAATATCTAAAAATACCGGCTGCCGATATAGAAAACTGCCGTACTTACGGTGGCCACGGTGAACAGATGGCTGTATTTGCTTCTACAACCCGCATAAACGACCGCTCTTTATCTGATTTAATTAAAGGCGGTCTTATCCCGCAAGCCGAATGGGAAGAAATTAAACAAAAAGTGATACAAGGAGGCAAACATATTATCGAACTTAGAGGACGTTCTTCTTTCCAGAGCCCGGCCTATCTTTCGATCGAAATGATCGCAGCGGCAATGGGTGGCACACCTTTCCGTTGGCCGGCCGGCGTATATGTTTATTCAGGAGGATTCGACCACATTATGATGGCAATGGAAACAACGATCACTAAAGAAGGCATCAGTTACAAAATTGTAAAGGGCTCTTCTGAAGAAGAAGCCGAACTGAAAAAAAGCTACGAACATTTATGCACACTCAGAGACGAAGTCATCGACATGGGAATTATTCCACCTATTAAAGAGTGGAATACATTAAATCCCCATATTAAATAAGAGATAAATATTCATTATAAGAAAAAACTCCGGAATAACGTATCACAAAATCTTTATTTGATTTCGAGCACTGTTATTAATTCCGGAGTTTTTTCTATATCGGAATACTTTATTTCATTTTTACCGGTTTCCCCTGACGGGCACTTTTAATCGCCGCATCGAGTATTTCTACAACAATAAGATTATTTTCGAGAGAAGAAAGATCGGTAGGTTTCACAGTGATTTGCTTACGAACAGCAGCCTTTAAATAATAAAAAGAATCATTATAAGGCGCTTTCAAACGGGGAGCCGTCAGTTGCTGAAGTTTTTTTCCGCTATAAACACGCATATTACGGGGAGTATCTTGGTATATATACCCTTTTGTACCATAAACATGCATGTCTTTCCGACTCATAGGCCAATTCCAAGAAGCCATAATCTGTACGGTTAACTGCGGATATTCCAAAATAATCGTAGCATCATCATCAACTTCAGGATAAAGATCAGGCTTCTGCCGGTTTAATACTCCATATACCCTCAAGGGTTTTTCTCCTCCAAGCAACCAAGTCACCAAATTAGCTCCATAACATCCGAAATCGATAACCGCACCGCCACCATTTAATTTAGGATGAGTAAGCCAATCGGTAAATTTTTTTCCACATCCTATTTCAACAGGGCCCTGATGCCCATCATAGACCTCTATACGTGTAATATTTCCTATTTCATTGTTTTCCTTAACACGTCGAAACAATTCCCGGTTTGTATCATACCAAGTCGTTTCATAATTCGTCAGTACCAAAATATTATATTTTCTAGCCAAATCGGCTATCTTTCGAGCATGATTCATATTTACAGCCAACGGTTTCTCCACCATCACGTGAATCCCTCTCGGAGCACAGGCTTCAACAACTCTCAAATGATCGAATATCGGCTCATATACGATCACCGCTTCCGGTTTAGCTTTATCAAGCATCTCATCCAGATCTTCGAAAAATACCGAATCATCGAGATATTTCCGCATCCGGTTATTCTGCAATAAATCTTTATCTCGTTCGGCAACTCCAACAATCACAAAATCTCCGCGTCCGATACGAGAAATTACTTCATTCAGATGCGCATGGGAAATACCGGCAACGCCCAATCTCAATGGTTTATCATCCTGAGCTTTCAAACCCACAGGAAGCATAACGAGCGACAAAAGAAAAACAGTAAAAAAATAGTGTGTTTTCATTCCAATTATTATTTTTCGGTGTATATATTTAAAATCGAACGCCCGATTAACGGTCGAAAATTCCGTAAATCAGGCGATCGTTTTTCGGGTTATCCCCGAATGTTATTTTTTCTTTTTAATAGGGTTGGCTTTTACACCTTCAAAAGTCATCTTTACCGGTAATATACGTCCGTTATTATCGAAATGCATCTCGTCGATGCAGGTAACACGATTATTTCCATCGTGAGATCCCCACGGACGACGGTGGTACACAATATAATATTTATCCTGATCGGGACGAATGATAACCGAATGATGTCCGGCACCGGTCGCAATCTCGTTTTCCTGTTCCAGAATGGTACCGATCCTTTCGAAAGGACCGAAAGGAGAATCGGAGATCGCGTATGCTACCCGATAATCAGGACCTGTCCAGCCACCTTCCGACCACATGAAATAATATTTCCCGTCACGTTTAAACATAAACGGTCCTTCTACATAACCTTTGGGAGTAACTTCCTTAAATACTTCTCCATCCTC encodes:
- a CDS encoding flavodoxin domain-containing protein; its protein translation is MKKIGIFCDSVNGKTVALSKKIASAFGIGNEDMHNVSEITPENIESYGILLLGTSTGCEGNWHDDWEKAVEILKNMNLTGKTIALFGCGKSQPDGSISCTGIDKLYNELKQTGATLIGELSPDKGSAGTLSEEKKERLPGLAIDEADDDETNEMLVDQWTRTLNYNFNSHL
- a CDS encoding alpha-mannosidase, yielding MKKNLILSLALAVSGTLCAQKEYKAYVVSNAHFDSQWNWDVQTSIDDYVQKTLIQNLWLLDNYPDYLINFEGGVKYQWMKEYYPAEYERVKEYIKKGRWHVTGSTWDATDANMPSPESFFRNILYGQNFYKKEFGVTSKDIFLPDCFGFGYTLPTIAAHAGLIGFSTQKLQWRHKPFHGDSKVPFNIGLWQGIDGSQIMAALNAQGYGHRWNGEEDISYNKELIDLAKNSVNNTAYRYYGTGDTGGSPTIESVVSLEKGIKGDGPVEIIPAGSDQIFEDYYPFDKHPELPVYNGELLMDVHATGCYTSQAAMKRFNRRNEQLGDAAEKASVIADYLGGTAYPTELLEDSWKRFIWHQFHDDLTGTSIPKAYEYSWNDELLSQTRFADIIESATGSVAQALDTRVKGTAVIVYNPIASARKSIAEANITVTSAPKGVKVYNAAGKEVPAQLLGYANGQAQIAFAAETAPVSYSVYDVRFTKNSAKSPFKIEGKHIENSVYAIDLNENGDIASIIDKRFNRQLIKDGKAMRLAYFTNNESFAWPAWEIIKKVMDAEPQEIAGNVKITVEENGPLRATLKIERTHDKSTFVQRIRLTNGASDDRIDIVNDIDWDSSDALLKAEFPMNFANPKATYDLGIGSIQRGNNTDIAYEVYAQQWADLSTTDGSYGVTIMNDCKYGWDKPDDNTLRLTLLHTPKTDRGYKYQDKQDLGHHTFTYSIAGHNGTPLQAEVFEDADIMNNPLITFVSPKHKGALGKEFSFVKTNTPQIALKALKKAEDNDTYIVRLYETQGKNISNAEVIFPSEIISASEMNGAEEKIGNARFEGNKLVFSTTSFKPKTFSVTLKKANVNLPAENTTAVKIPYTASAFTPDAFYRAGRFDKKGNSYAAELIGNSVVYDGISFDIAPVDQKNVIKCKKQVIDLPQDKPYTKLYILASAVNNDTTATFKVDGKEFSFAVPYYSGFFGQWGHTGYTEGYVKEAKPAYIGSHRHTRKGNEAYIFTYMYKLDIDIPAGAKTLELPDDENIAVFAVTVSDNTRDNVKSANEMRALPAFTQK
- a CDS encoding malate dehydrogenase, producing the protein MKFLTDKKLTIVGAAGMIGSNMAQTAIMMKLTPNICLYDPYAPALEGVAEELLQCGFEGMNITYTSDIKEALTGAKYIVSSGGAARKAGMTREDLLKGNSEIAAQFGKDIRSYCPDVEHVVVVFNPADITGLITLLYSGLKPNQVSTLAALDSTRLLNELVKYLKIPAADIENCRTYGGHGEQMAVFASTTRINDRSLSDLIKGGLIPQAEWEEIKQKVIQGGKHIIELRGRSSFQSPAYLSIEMIAAAMGGTPFRWPAGVYVYSGGFDHIMMAMETTITKEGISYKIVKGSSEEEAELKKSYEHLCTLRDEVIDMGIIPPIKEWNTLNPHIK
- a CDS encoding Gfo/Idh/MocA family protein, whose product is MKTHYFFTVFLLSLVMLPVGLKAQDDKPLRLGVAGISHAHLNEVISRIGRGDFVIVGVAERDKDLLQNNRMRKYLDDSVFFEDLDEMLDKAKPEAVIVYEPIFDHLRVVEACAPRGIHVMVEKPLAVNMNHARKIADLARKYNILVLTNYETTWYDTNRELFRRVKENNEIGNITRIEVYDGHQGPVEIGCGKKFTDWLTHPKLNGGGAVIDFGCYGANLVTWLLGGEKPLRVYGVLNRQKPDLYPEVDDDATIILEYPQLTVQIMASWNWPMSRKDMHVYGTKGYIYQDTPRNMRVYSGKKLQQLTAPRLKAPYNDSFYYLKAAVRKQITVKPTDLSSLENNLIVVEILDAAIKSARQGKPVKMK